A stretch of the Gemmatirosa kalamazoonensis genome encodes the following:
- a CDS encoding alpha/beta hydrolase encodes MTMIDLANPQRAPRVEQQPPHAARAAMDPLVRRILDDLEGQSGPALNEMAVEEAREVAAMMERSDAPLPMVEVEERVLPTGRPNGVRSRIVRPPDVAGPLPGIMYFHGGGWVMGDERTHDRIVRALATQVGAAVVFVDYTRAPEARFPVAIEESYVATTWIAEHGLSLGIDGTRLAVVGDSAGANMATVVALLARRRGGPRVALQVLLYPATDARMDTPSYDEFARGFFLTREMMAWSWNHYLPDVTARQQPTASPLRATLDELRGLPPALVITAEYDVLRDEGEAYARRLAEAGVPVTAVRYLGAIHDFATMARLADSPTQRAAIAQAVHTLRDALGV; translated from the coding sequence ATGACGATGATCGATCTCGCAAATCCCCAGCGAGCCCCACGGGTCGAGCAACAGCCGCCACACGCCGCGCGCGCGGCCATGGATCCGCTGGTTCGCCGAATCCTCGACGATCTGGAGGGTCAGTCGGGGCCGGCGCTGAACGAAATGGCTGTGGAGGAAGCGCGGGAAGTCGCAGCCATGATGGAGCGGAGTGACGCGCCCCTTCCAATGGTCGAAGTGGAGGAGCGCGTGCTGCCGACTGGTCGCCCGAACGGCGTCCGTTCGCGGATCGTACGCCCACCAGACGTTGCCGGCCCGCTCCCGGGCATCATGTACTTCCACGGCGGCGGGTGGGTCATGGGCGACGAGCGTACGCATGACCGCATTGTGCGTGCGCTCGCGACGCAAGTCGGTGCGGCGGTAGTCTTCGTCGACTACACCCGCGCGCCGGAAGCGCGCTTCCCCGTCGCGATCGAGGAGTCCTACGTCGCCACCACGTGGATCGCCGAGCACGGCTTGTCGCTCGGCATCGACGGCACACGCCTCGCCGTCGTGGGCGACAGCGCCGGCGCGAACATGGCCACCGTCGTGGCGCTGCTCGCCAGGCGACGCGGGGGGCCCCGGGTCGCGCTCCAGGTGCTCCTCTACCCCGCCACCGACGCGCGCATGGATACGCCGTCGTACGACGAGTTCGCCCGTGGCTTCTTCCTCACGCGCGAGATGATGGCATGGTCGTGGAACCACTATCTCCCGGACGTCACGGCACGTCAGCAGCCCACCGCCTCGCCGCTACGCGCGACGCTCGACGAGTTGCGCGGCCTGCCGCCGGCGCTTGTGATCACCGCGGAGTACGACGTCCTGCGCGACGAGGGCGAGGCCTACGCCAGGAGACTCGCCGAAGCCGGCGTGCCGGTGACCGCGGTGCGATACCTGGGCGCGATTCACGACTTCGCAACGATGGCGCGCCTCGCCGACTCACCCACGCAGCGCGCCGCGATCGCCCAGGCCGTGCACACGCTGCGCGACGCGCTCGGCGTATGA
- a CDS encoding ABC-F family ATP-binding cassette domain-containing protein, protein MTLLSLSNVGLSFGATELFTNVTFTVAEGERWGVIGRNGAGKTSIFKLITGELSPTVGSVARRPGLRHALLDQHRAFEGATTVWEAGAAAWRDVIALERRLAEQAIELGELGERVTDDFLERFGRDQERFADLGGYVYHSRVDAVLQGLGFDAEESKTRPVSSLSGGERGRVGLGAQLIAPADLLLLDEPTNHLDLDTTTWLQEWLKSASETVIVVSHDRAFMDAVCTHILHVEARTSEWYRGNYSQFVPQRAERRLSRERELEKQRAYVKKEEEYIRRNIAGVNSFQAKGKRKRLERLPRLAPPPGDPAAMSLQFEVAERGGDQVIAIQDLRVEVPGRVLVEDFTAVLRRNDFVALVGPNGAGKSSFISTIIGDRPPASGQARIGGSITAAWFRQDLADLPLRKSLYDAIQDQRPLWSRGAVQNCLGAFGFSGDEVLREIGSLSGGERARVALALMTLARANLLILDEPTNHLDVENIEALEDALDDYDGSVLLVSHDRAFLREVATRVWAFDGTHLTDFDGPFVEWEADRARRAGKS, encoded by the coding sequence GTGACCCTCCTCTCGCTCTCGAACGTCGGCCTCTCCTTCGGCGCGACCGAACTCTTCACGAACGTCACCTTCACCGTCGCCGAGGGCGAGCGGTGGGGCGTCATCGGGCGCAACGGCGCCGGCAAGACGTCGATCTTCAAACTCATCACCGGAGAGCTCTCGCCGACGGTCGGGAGCGTGGCGCGCAGGCCGGGGCTCCGGCACGCTCTACTCGACCAGCATCGCGCGTTCGAAGGCGCGACGACGGTGTGGGAGGCCGGCGCGGCCGCATGGCGCGACGTGATCGCCCTCGAACGACGTCTCGCCGAGCAGGCGATCGAGCTCGGGGAACTCGGCGAGCGCGTCACGGACGATTTCCTCGAGCGGTTCGGGCGCGACCAGGAGCGCTTCGCCGACCTCGGGGGCTACGTCTATCACTCGCGCGTCGACGCCGTGCTGCAGGGGTTGGGCTTCGACGCCGAAGAGTCCAAGACGCGGCCGGTGTCGTCCCTGTCGGGGGGCGAGCGCGGGCGCGTCGGCCTCGGGGCGCAGCTCATCGCGCCCGCCGACCTGCTGCTCCTCGACGAGCCCACCAACCACCTCGACCTCGACACCACGACCTGGCTGCAGGAGTGGCTGAAGAGCGCGAGCGAGACGGTCATCGTCGTGTCGCACGACCGGGCGTTCATGGACGCCGTCTGCACGCACATCCTGCACGTCGAAGCGCGCACGAGCGAGTGGTACCGAGGCAACTACAGCCAGTTCGTTCCGCAGCGCGCCGAGCGACGGCTGTCGCGCGAGCGCGAGCTGGAGAAGCAGCGCGCGTACGTGAAGAAGGAAGAGGAGTACATCCGCCGCAACATCGCCGGCGTCAACTCGTTCCAGGCGAAGGGCAAGCGCAAGCGACTCGAGCGCCTGCCGCGTCTCGCGCCGCCGCCGGGTGATCCGGCCGCGATGTCGCTCCAGTTCGAAGTGGCCGAACGCGGCGGCGACCAGGTGATCGCGATCCAGGACCTGCGGGTGGAGGTGCCAGGTCGCGTCCTCGTGGAGGACTTCACGGCCGTGCTGCGGCGGAACGACTTCGTCGCGCTCGTGGGGCCGAACGGCGCGGGCAAGTCGTCGTTCATCTCCACGATCATCGGCGACCGCCCGCCCGCGAGCGGCCAGGCGAGGATCGGCGGATCGATCACGGCGGCGTGGTTTCGCCAGGACCTCGCCGACCTTCCGCTCCGCAAGTCGCTGTACGACGCGATCCAGGACCAACGACCGCTCTGGAGCCGGGGCGCGGTGCAGAACTGCCTCGGCGCGTTCGGGTTCAGCGGCGACGAGGTGCTGCGCGAGATTGGCTCGCTCTCCGGCGGCGAGCGTGCGCGCGTCGCGCTCGCGCTCATGACGCTCGCCCGCGCGAATCTCCTCATCCTCGACGAGCCGACCAACCACCTCGATGTCGAGAACATCGAGGCGCTCGAGGACGCGCTCGACGACTACGACGGCTCGGTGCTGCTGGTGAGCCACGACCGCGCGTTCCTGCGCGAGGTCGCGACGCGCGTCTGGGCGTTCGACGGCACGCACCTCACGGACTTCGACGGCCCGTTCGTCGAGTGGGAGGCGGACCGCGCGCGTCGCGCCGGAAAGTCCTGA
- a CDS encoding tetratricopeptide repeat protein, with the protein MSHAIVADHAGRAVEVPSLLTLGTLSMRGATTLTLGPRPLALLAYLALATRPLTRDHLAALFWGDRDDARARHSLREALSVLRRAIGVDAITRRDELVALAAAPAAPAVDARVLCEASAAGEHARVLALYAGPFLDGVHLAGVAPAFEDWVAAQRAELERRFVSACAAECERLEAAQAWDDAAAVARRWTAAAPLDARGACNLLRALAGPGTRAALRRALDAHAGLAARIDAEFALPADPSVTALAAEYARALAGGVTREEGEGAAARAAAPMTPSVAVLPFIDQQGGADDARESAYLADGLTDALIDALGHLRGLRVAASASSFAFKGTATDAREAARALGVATIVTGRVRRAGPRLRVAVDVIDATSGSAVWTKRFERAHRDVFALQEEMRHAIVAALAPQLLGALPASAAPSRTENFAAYDLYLRGRHFLGRRVREEVRKAIAHFEQALAEDPGYAAAWAGIADAYTLLGYNGLLRPREAIPRAADAVRRALALDGTLAEAHASLGAIHLAYDWDWDGAARELRTAMALKPEYATARQWYAIYLLATGAVDEAIAEIGRARALDPLSAAINAGLAPMLLLAGRYEVAIAQLRRTLELEPDFAPAYGFLGWAYYLTGRRAEAAAAAERGAVLAGANPLSMAYVKALAGDEPVARALLAAVEQAAASTYVQPVAVARAYAIIGDEPATLAWLGRALDERDPWSIYLAVDPTFAPLRGEPAFVRLLARLALPGPS; encoded by the coding sequence GTGTCCCACGCCATCGTTGCCGACCACGCCGGTCGCGCCGTCGAGGTTCCGAGCCTACTCACGCTCGGCACCCTCTCCATGCGCGGGGCGACGACGCTCACACTCGGGCCACGCCCGCTCGCGCTGCTGGCCTACCTCGCGCTCGCCACGCGCCCGTTGACGCGCGACCATCTCGCGGCGCTGTTCTGGGGCGACCGCGACGACGCCCGCGCGCGCCACTCACTGCGCGAGGCGCTCTCCGTGCTCCGCCGCGCGATCGGGGTCGACGCCATCACGCGCCGCGACGAGCTCGTGGCGCTGGCCGCCGCGCCCGCCGCGCCCGCGGTCGATGCGCGCGTCCTCTGCGAGGCGAGCGCCGCCGGCGAGCACGCGCGGGTACTCGCGCTCTACGCGGGGCCGTTCCTCGACGGCGTGCACCTGGCCGGTGTCGCGCCCGCGTTCGAGGACTGGGTCGCGGCCCAGCGCGCCGAGCTCGAACGGCGCTTCGTCTCGGCGTGCGCGGCCGAGTGTGAGCGCCTGGAGGCCGCACAGGCGTGGGACGATGCCGCGGCCGTGGCCCGGCGGTGGACGGCGGCCGCGCCGCTCGACGCGCGCGGCGCGTGCAACCTCCTGCGTGCCCTCGCTGGCCCCGGGACGCGTGCGGCGCTGCGGCGCGCACTCGACGCCCACGCGGGCCTGGCGGCGCGGATCGACGCCGAGTTCGCGTTGCCAGCCGACCCGTCGGTGACGGCGCTCGCCGCGGAGTACGCGCGCGCGTTGGCCGGTGGAGTGACGCGCGAGGAGGGCGAGGGCGCCGCTGCCCGAGCTGCCGCCCCGATGACGCCGTCGGTGGCGGTCCTGCCGTTCATCGACCAACAGGGCGGCGCCGACGACGCGCGGGAGAGCGCCTACCTCGCCGACGGGCTGACCGACGCATTGATCGACGCGCTCGGCCACCTCCGCGGGCTTCGGGTCGCCGCCAGCGCCTCCTCGTTCGCCTTCAAGGGGACGGCGACGGACGCGCGCGAGGCGGCGCGCGCGCTCGGCGTTGCGACGATCGTCACGGGGCGTGTGCGGCGCGCGGGGCCTAGACTGCGCGTGGCTGTCGACGTGATCGACGCGACCTCGGGGAGTGCCGTCTGGACGAAGCGATTCGAGCGAGCCCACCGCGACGTCTTCGCACTGCAGGAGGAGATGCGCCACGCGATCGTCGCGGCGCTCGCGCCGCAGCTCTTGGGCGCGCTGCCCGCGTCCGCCGCGCCGTCGCGCACGGAGAACTTCGCGGCGTACGACCTCTACCTGCGGGGGCGGCACTTCCTCGGCCGGCGCGTGCGCGAGGAGGTCCGCAAGGCGATCGCGCACTTCGAGCAGGCGCTGGCGGAGGACCCGGGCTACGCGGCGGCGTGGGCGGGGATCGCCGACGCCTACACGCTGCTCGGCTACAACGGCCTGCTGCGCCCGCGCGAGGCGATCCCGCGTGCCGCCGACGCGGTCCGCCGCGCGCTCGCGCTCGACGGCACGCTCGCAGAAGCGCACGCCTCGTTAGGCGCCATCCACCTCGCCTACGACTGGGACTGGGACGGCGCGGCGCGCGAGCTGCGCACGGCCATGGCGCTCAAGCCCGAGTATGCGACGGCGCGCCAGTGGTACGCCATTTACCTGCTCGCCACCGGCGCGGTGGACGAGGCGATCGCGGAGATCGGGCGCGCGCGCGCGCTGGACCCGCTTTCGGCGGCGATCAACGCGGGGCTCGCGCCCATGCTGCTGCTCGCCGGCCGGTACGAGGTGGCGATCGCGCAGCTGCGCCGCACGCTGGAGCTCGAGCCGGACTTCGCGCCGGCCTACGGGTTCCTCGGGTGGGCGTACTACCTGACCGGACGGCGCGCGGAAGCCGCCGCCGCGGCCGAGCGGGGCGCCGTGCTCGCGGGCGCGAATCCGCTCAGCATGGCGTACGTGAAGGCGCTCGCCGGGGACGAGCCCGTGGCCCGCGCGCTGCTCGCGGCCGTCGAGCAGGCGGCGGCGAGCACCTACGTGCAGCCGGTCGCGGTCGCGCGGGCCTACGCGATCATCGGCGACGAGCCGGCGACACTCGCCTGGCTCGGGCGCGCGCTCGACGAGCGCGACCCGTGGTCCATCTATCTCGCCGTGGACCCGACCTTCGCGCCGCTGCGCGGGGAGCCGGCCTTCGTGCGACTGCTGGCCCGGTTAGCGCTCCCCGGGCCGTCGTGA
- a CDS encoding sensor histidine kinase: protein MNDARAGVRQVGASEDISVRPVWPQPQSARCNMLATETDRTDRGVLGVTPTRWRPDMLAVVAHDLRQPVSAVLMAAEFAEELLGDCSTGEMLQRQLALVQRCARETLRIAEDLLTMGQVEAGALRLRRAPVDVRALLEDVRALVSPHARAKSIHIGVGGPPALPHAYADRDRLLQVLGNLCGNAIKYTPKGGRVCAVAEATDDAIRISITDNGPGVRAGELGRLFDEYWQGDGIAAHAGVGLGLAIARWLVEAHGGRIAAETVDGGGLCVAFTLPVARGENALAPNA, encoded by the coding sequence ATGAACGACGCGCGCGCTGGGGTGAGGCAAGTCGGTGCAAGCGAGGACATCAGCGTTAGGCCAGTATGGCCGCAACCTCAATCTGCCCGGTGCAACATGTTAGCGACCGAGACCGATCGTACGGATCGCGGCGTCCTTGGTGTGACGCCCACGCGCTGGCGCCCGGACATGCTCGCGGTGGTCGCGCACGACCTCCGGCAGCCCGTGTCGGCGGTGCTGATGGCCGCGGAGTTTGCCGAGGAGCTCCTCGGCGACTGCTCCACCGGCGAGATGTTGCAGCGGCAGCTCGCGCTCGTGCAGCGCTGCGCGCGCGAGACGCTGCGGATCGCGGAGGACCTGCTGACCATGGGGCAGGTCGAGGCCGGGGCGCTTCGACTCCGGCGCGCGCCGGTGGACGTACGGGCACTGCTCGAAGACGTTCGCGCCCTCGTGTCACCGCACGCGCGCGCGAAGAGCATCCACATCGGTGTGGGCGGGCCCCCGGCGCTGCCCCATGCGTACGCGGACCGCGATCGGCTGCTCCAGGTGCTCGGGAACCTGTGCGGGAACGCGATCAAGTACACGCCGAAGGGCGGCCGCGTGTGCGCGGTCGCGGAGGCGACCGATGACGCGATCCGCATTTCGATCACGGACAACGGCCCCGGTGTGCGTGCGGGCGAACTCGGTCGTCTGTTCGACGAGTACTGGCAGGGGGACGGTATCGCCGCGCACGCGGGCGTCGGTCTCGGGCTGGCGATCGCGCGGTGGCTCGTCGAAGCGCACGGTGGCCGGATCGCCGCCGAGACCGTCGACGGGGGCGGGCTGTGCGTCGCGTTCACTCTTCCGGTCGCGCGCGGCGAGAACGCGCTCGCGCCGAACGCGTGA
- a CDS encoding SgcJ/EcaC family oxidoreductase: MTNTPPALSAEDESAVRAIVNAFANSWTRHDMQAMHDLDAEDVEWINVVGHHWRGKATVYKGHVAIHKGMFATTSASVDTVMIRSIAPDVAVAVATLHFGASLDPRYPWVAAAKTRASFTMVKREGVWKIVHFQNTVIDPKAENDDVPAYDATGFPPPRDR, from the coding sequence ATGACGAACACGCCGCCAGCGCTCAGTGCCGAGGATGAATCGGCCGTCCGGGCCATCGTGAACGCCTTCGCGAACTCCTGGACTCGGCATGACATGCAAGCCATGCACGATCTCGATGCCGAGGACGTGGAGTGGATCAACGTGGTCGGCCACCATTGGCGCGGCAAGGCGACTGTCTATAAGGGCCACGTCGCGATCCACAAGGGCATGTTTGCTACGACCAGCGCCAGCGTCGATACCGTGATGATCCGGTCGATCGCGCCTGACGTGGCGGTGGCCGTCGCGACCCTGCATTTCGGAGCGTCCCTCGACCCGCGGTACCCGTGGGTGGCTGCGGCGAAGACGCGAGCGTCGTTCACGATGGTCAAGCGCGAGGGCGTCTGGAAGATCGTGCACTTCCAGAACACCGTGATCGACCCCAAGGCGGAGAACGACGACGTCCCCGCGTATGACGCCACGGGCTTCCCGCCTCCTCGTGACCGATAG
- a CDS encoding PadR family transcriptional regulator, whose product MADASELLHGTLDTLVLKTLSWGPRHGYGIARLIQTSTDDVLTIGEGALYPALYRMEKKGWVAHEWGLSENNREVKIYRLTPAGRARLRLELAQWNEFTTAVGKILHAN is encoded by the coding sequence ATGGCCGACGCGTCGGAGCTCCTGCACGGCACGCTCGACACCCTCGTCCTCAAAACGCTCTCGTGGGGGCCGCGCCACGGCTACGGGATCGCGCGGCTCATCCAAACGTCCACCGACGACGTGCTCACCATCGGCGAGGGCGCGCTCTACCCCGCGCTCTACCGCATGGAGAAGAAGGGGTGGGTCGCCCACGAGTGGGGGCTCTCGGAGAACAACCGCGAGGTGAAGATCTACCGCCTCACGCCCGCGGGACGCGCGCGGCTGCGCCTGGAGCTCGCGCAGTGGAACGAGTTCACGACCGCCGTCGGCAAGATCCTGCACGCGAACTGA
- a CDS encoding AraC family transcriptional regulator, giving the protein MDGDPGSAMHASSASQTPLGGTPTSTLRVWCPFDRGFQRSNALNINASRARAVLAVATGGVPRLLHEELRIVIPAAPTHVVNAHGRRMLAPEGAIVVTPPTESHTLHAATADAWSAKMLLLTPAFVARAARAAHAARHDRPPGSGLCAQPEMPYFSRAVILDRELRDVLSSLFDELWSPVRSADCEQRLSEATGALAARHAEPLAQAAQKRVGPRRHDAVRRLQAHLVEHVADPVSLDDMASAARLSKYYLARAFERVHGMPPRAYLMELRLARARSLIAAGVSPSHVTYDAGFADQSHLTRRFKRGTGMTPSCYARQLATAPCGDVHPKGALDVIDRVAG; this is encoded by the coding sequence GTGGACGGCGATCCGGGGAGCGCCATGCACGCGTCATCCGCATCTCAGACCCCGCTGGGCGGTACACCAACGTCTACACTTCGTGTCTGGTGCCCATTCGATCGCGGGTTCCAGCGCTCGAATGCTCTGAACATCAACGCCTCGCGTGCGCGGGCCGTGCTCGCCGTAGCGACCGGAGGCGTGCCGCGTCTACTGCACGAGGAGCTGCGCATCGTGATCCCCGCGGCACCCACGCACGTGGTGAACGCGCACGGTCGGCGCATGCTCGCTCCTGAAGGCGCAATCGTGGTCACGCCGCCGACCGAGTCACACACGTTGCACGCGGCTACAGCCGACGCGTGGTCGGCGAAGATGCTCCTCCTCACGCCCGCGTTCGTCGCGCGCGCCGCTCGCGCCGCTCACGCCGCGCGCCACGACAGGCCTCCTGGTAGTGGGCTGTGCGCACAACCGGAGATGCCGTACTTCTCGCGTGCGGTGATTCTCGACCGCGAGCTGCGTGACGTGTTGTCCTCGCTGTTCGACGAGCTGTGGTCCCCGGTGCGCAGTGCCGACTGCGAGCAGCGGCTCTCCGAAGCGACGGGCGCGCTCGCCGCCCGCCACGCGGAACCGCTCGCGCAGGCGGCGCAGAAGCGCGTCGGACCGCGGCGACACGACGCGGTCCGCAGGCTTCAGGCACATCTGGTGGAGCACGTCGCCGATCCGGTGAGCCTCGACGACATGGCGTCCGCCGCGCGCCTGAGCAAATACTACCTGGCCCGCGCGTTCGAGCGCGTGCACGGCATGCCGCCGAGAGCATACCTGATGGAACTGCGGCTCGCGCGAGCGCGCTCGCTCATCGCGGCGGGTGTGTCGCCGTCGCACGTGACGTACGACGCGGGGTTCGCCGACCAGAGCCATCTCACTCGGCGCTTCAAGCGCGGGACGGGAATGACTCCTTCGTGCTACGCGCGGCAGCTCGCGACGGCGCCGTGCGGCGATGTGCACCCCAAGGGCGCCCTCGACGTGATCGACCGCGTCGCCGGATGA
- a CDS encoding helix-turn-helix domain-containing protein codes for MNDLRNGAGKRLGVSSLDRSRRRARMLQTRMAPPSAVLRPYGWAYGMTTGRVDGASLVIPLPARPKQLLTFSFADGYRALRCGSGQTDPTPRVVVVGPQSYARPGLSALGRIDHFTIHFQPSGFHRLFGVPMTELADAAYDAHGVIGPEVSALERRLGETPSFVERIRLAEAHLIRLLRDHGRPDPVGCAANGLFARHGVQRVSAMASDTGLSTRQFERRFLRHVGVPPKLYARIIRFNAVLDHKLRHPGRAWSRIASDHDYYDQMHLVHDCRAFTGESPSRLLARLSDLPAFHTFYATADRPRRD; via the coding sequence GTGAACGACCTGCGCAATGGCGCGGGAAAACGTCTGGGCGTATCCTCTCTCGACCGATCCCGGCGGAGGGCGCGTATGCTTCAGACGAGAATGGCGCCGCCGAGCGCGGTGTTGAGGCCGTACGGCTGGGCGTACGGCATGACGACGGGGCGGGTCGACGGGGCCTCGCTCGTCATCCCGCTGCCGGCGCGCCCCAAGCAGCTCCTGACGTTCTCCTTCGCGGACGGCTATCGCGCCCTTCGCTGTGGGTCCGGCCAGACCGACCCAACGCCTCGTGTGGTCGTGGTCGGACCGCAATCATACGCGCGACCCGGCCTGTCGGCCCTCGGGCGCATCGATCACTTCACGATCCATTTCCAGCCGTCCGGCTTCCACCGGCTGTTCGGCGTCCCCATGACGGAGCTGGCGGACGCCGCGTACGACGCGCACGGCGTCATCGGGCCCGAGGTCTCGGCGCTCGAGCGGCGGCTCGGCGAGACTCCGAGCTTTGTCGAGCGCATCCGGCTCGCCGAAGCACACCTGATCCGCCTGCTCCGCGACCACGGTCGTCCGGATCCGGTCGGGTGCGCCGCGAACGGCCTGTTCGCGCGCCACGGTGTGCAACGCGTCTCGGCGATGGCGAGCGATACCGGGCTATCGACCCGGCAGTTCGAGCGGCGTTTCCTGAGGCACGTCGGCGTGCCGCCGAAGCTCTACGCGCGCATCATCCGGTTCAACGCCGTCCTGGATCACAAGCTCCGGCATCCCGGCCGCGCGTGGAGCCGCATCGCCTCGGATCACGACTACTACGACCAGATGCACCTGGTTCACGACTGTCGTGCCTTCACGGGTGAGTCCCCGTCGCGACTCCTCGCGCGCCTCAGCGATCTCCCCGCGTTTCACACGTTCTACGCGACGGCCGACCGCCCGCGCCGCGACTGA
- a CDS encoding LLM class flavin-dependent oxidoreductase, which translates to MKSIGFLSFGHWTPAPQSHTRSAADALAQSIELAVVAEALGADGAYFRVHHFARQLASPFPLLAAIGARTKRIEIGTAVIDMRYENPLYMAEDAGAADLIAGGRLQLGISRGSPEQVVDGWRYFGYRPAEGETEADMARRHAEAFLEVLRGEGFARPNPRPMFPNPPGLLRLEPHAPGLRDRIWWGSSSNATAQWAARLGMNLQSSTLKDHESNQPFHAQQADQIRAYRAAFEAAGHARTPRVSVSRSIFALTTDADRRYFGDFGDRDEDQDHVGWIDARTRAIFGRTYAAEPDVLVTQLREDEAIAEADTLLLTIPNQLGVDYCAHCIDAILTHVAPALGWRSA; encoded by the coding sequence ATGAAATCCATCGGGTTCCTGTCGTTCGGCCACTGGACCCCGGCCCCGCAGTCGCACACGCGCTCGGCGGCGGACGCGCTGGCGCAGTCGATCGAGCTGGCCGTCGTCGCCGAGGCGCTCGGCGCGGACGGGGCGTACTTCCGCGTGCACCACTTCGCGCGGCAGCTCGCGTCGCCCTTCCCGCTGCTCGCGGCGATCGGCGCGCGGACGAAGCGGATCGAGATCGGGACGGCGGTGATCGACATGCGCTACGAGAACCCGCTGTACATGGCGGAGGACGCGGGTGCCGCGGATCTCATCGCCGGCGGGCGGCTGCAGCTCGGGATCAGTCGCGGCTCGCCGGAGCAGGTCGTCGACGGGTGGCGCTACTTCGGCTACCGGCCCGCGGAGGGCGAGACCGAGGCGGACATGGCGCGCCGCCACGCGGAAGCGTTCCTCGAGGTCCTCCGCGGCGAGGGGTTCGCGCGTCCCAACCCTCGGCCCATGTTCCCCAATCCGCCGGGGCTGCTGCGCCTCGAGCCGCACGCACCCGGGCTGCGGGACCGCATTTGGTGGGGCTCGAGCTCGAACGCGACGGCGCAGTGGGCTGCGCGCCTCGGGATGAACCTCCAGAGCTCCACGCTGAAGGATCACGAGTCGAACCAGCCGTTCCACGCGCAGCAGGCGGATCAGATCCGCGCGTACCGAGCGGCGTTCGAGGCGGCGGGACATGCGCGAACGCCGCGCGTGTCGGTGAGCCGCAGCATCTTCGCGCTGACGACGGACGCCGACCGGCGGTACTTCGGCGACTTCGGCGACCGGGACGAGGACCAGGACCACGTCGGGTGGATCGACGCGCGCACGCGCGCGATCTTCGGCCGCACGTACGCAGCCGAGCCAGACGTGCTGGTGACGCAGCTCCGGGAGGACGAGGCGATCGCGGAGGCCGACACGCTGCTGTTGACGATCCCGAATCAGCTCGGCGTCGACTACTGCGCGCATTGCATCGACGCGATCCTCACGCATGTCGCCCCGGCGCTCGGATGGCGCTCTGCTTGA
- a CDS encoding response regulator — MDSPTPVTVLTADDHPLIRSGLAAVIGAQPDMLVVGEATNGEEAIERYRELRPDVALMDLRMPVMDGVAAIRAIVAEFPRARIVALTTYDGDEDIHRALEAGAKGYLLKDMLRAEVLHAIRAVHRGQRVIPAPVAARLAEYTPRVELTPRETEVLRLVAKGFSNRQIGELLGRTEGTIKIHLKNILEKLGADDRTEAVTVALQRGIIHLDGSP, encoded by the coding sequence ATGGATTCGCCGACTCCCGTGACGGTGCTCACCGCCGACGATCACCCGCTCATCCGCAGTGGGCTCGCGGCGGTGATCGGGGCGCAGCCGGACATGCTCGTCGTGGGTGAAGCGACCAACGGGGAAGAGGCGATCGAGCGTTATCGCGAGCTGCGGCCCGACGTGGCGCTGATGGACTTGCGAATGCCCGTCATGGACGGCGTCGCGGCGATCCGGGCGATCGTCGCCGAGTTCCCGCGCGCGCGTATCGTGGCCCTCACGACCTATGACGGGGACGAAGACATCCACCGCGCGCTCGAGGCGGGAGCGAAGGGATACCTGCTGAAGGACATGCTGCGCGCGGAAGTGCTGCACGCCATCAGGGCCGTGCACCGCGGCCAGCGCGTCATCCCGGCGCCGGTTGCGGCGAGGCTGGCGGAGTACACGCCGCGCGTCGAACTGACGCCGCGCGAGACCGAGGTCCTCCGGCTCGTCGCGAAGGGCTTCAGCAACCGGCAGATCGGGGAGCTCCTCGGGCGCACCGAAGGGACCATCAAGATCCACCTCAAGAACATCCTCGAGAAGCTCGGCGCGGACGATCGCACGGAGGCGGTCACGGTCGCGCTCCAGCGCGGCATCATCCACCTCGACGGATCGCCGTAA
- a CDS encoding PIG-L family deacetylase, whose translation MHGGALAHLSERGVRVTLVCATDGEAGKAHPSVGPVEDLGATRVEELKLSCARLGIEAPVRLGDARRAHARDDAHDLTQRGVGAHRRAHAQPLADGPRAGEEAACERLIHRDDGSTTRNVVGTHRRPRTRRIPIASK comes from the coding sequence TTGCACGGCGGAGCGCTCGCGCACCTGAGCGAGCGCGGCGTGCGCGTGACGCTCGTCTGCGCCACCGACGGCGAGGCTGGCAAGGCGCATCCATCGGTCGGGCCCGTGGAGGACCTGGGCGCGACGCGCGTGGAGGAGCTCAAGCTGTCGTGCGCGCGACTCGGGATCGAAGCACCCGTGCGGCTCGGCGACGCTCGCCGCGCGCACGCTCGCGACGACGCCCACGATCTCACGCAGCGCGGTGTCGGCGCCCATCGTCGTGCCCACGCGCAGCCGCTGGCCGACGGCCCGCGCGCCGGGGAAGAAGCGGCGTGCGAGCGTCTCATCCACCGCGACGACGGGTCGACCACGCGCAACGTCGTCGGGACCCACAGACGACCACGCACGAGACGGATCCCGATCGCCTCGAAGTAG